The following are from one region of the Amia ocellicauda isolate fAmiCal2 chromosome 1, fAmiCal2.hap1, whole genome shotgun sequence genome:
- the LOC136750391 gene encoding meprin A subunit alpha: MKFLGLLSFVGLVSVSTTFTISRLSREKSFAIDDEQRRYDIPFINMASKTPVVEGDMALPPGRNALINPAYRWKFPIPYILADSLDLNAKGVIFQAFEMYRLKSCVEFKPYEGEKSFIKFEKLDGCWSQVGDLQTGQQLSLGEGCDYKATIEHELLHALGFYHEQSRTDRDDYINIWWKEVLPGMEHNFAKYSDLFITDLNTPYDYESIMHYGAYSFNKNPGVPTITAKIPELTSVIGQYLDFSKLDLLRLNRMYNCSSSLTLLDQCAFEYINICGMIQNPNDNADWVRTQSTPGKEDHTLNGQCRDAGFFMYFNTQSGKIDETALLESRTLYPKRNLQCLQFFYKMTGSPKDRLVIWVRMVDGTGNTHKLVKAQTFSGDGDHSWKIAHVSLKADMKFRYAFQGIRGEPAQSSGGIFIDDITLVETRCPSGVWQIRNFTSLLKTMPVGVSIQSPRFYSPEGYGYGIQLIPNSNAKGYIGAFFHLTSGENDATLQWPAGNRQVTITVIDQDPDVQLRLSSARSFTTNGNQLIPGSNGLLYWDKPSLTGTYDPACDCYRSWTWGWNSFFPHSDVYRRNYMKNDDLILFIDFEDLTPLIKTEVPVKPMTDSTYHAKQEKTV; this comes from the exons ATGAAATTCCTTGGGCTCTTGTCCTTTGTGGGGCTGGTTTCAGTCTCCACCACTTTCACA attAGCCGATTATCCAGAGagaaat CATTTGCAATTGATGATGAGCAGAGACGTTATGACATTCCTTTCATTAATATGG CATCCAAAACACCCGTTGTTGAAGGAGACATGGCTTTACCT CCTGGGCGTAATGCTCTAATAAACCCTGCCTACAGATGGAAATTTCCTATTCCTTATATCCTGGCTGATAGCTTGG ACTTAAATGCCAAGGGGGTAATTTTTCAAGCATTTGAAATGTACAGACTAAAATCCTGTGTGGAATTTAAACCCTATGAAGGAGAGAAAAGCTTCATTAAATTTGAAAAGTTAGATGG GTGCTGGTCTCAAGTTGGGGACTTGCAGACAGGCCAGCAGCTCTCACTTGGCGAAGGATGTGACTATAAAGCAACCATTGAACATGAGCTGCTCCATGCCTTGGGATTTTACCATGAGCAGTCCcgcactgaccgggatgactatatcaatatttggtggaaagaAGTCCTTCCTG GCATGGAACACAATTTTGCTAAATATTCTGATCTTTTTATAACTGACCTCAATACACCATATGATTATGAGTCTATCATGCACTATGGGGCATACTCCTTCAACAAGAATCCAGGGGTCCCAACTATTACAGCCAAGATCCCAGAGTTAACCAGTGTCATTGGCCAATACCTGGATTTCAGCAAGCTTGACTTACTGAGGCTCAACCGCATGTACAACTGCT caTCTTCTCTCACTCTGCTGGACCAGTGTGCCTTTGAGTACATTAACATCTGTGGCATGATTCAGAACCCCAATGACAATGCTGACTGGGTGCGCACTCAGAGCACGCCTGGTAAGGAAGATCACACTCTGAATGGGCAATGCAGAG ATGCTGGCTTCTTCATGTACTTTAACACACAAAGTGGAAAGATAGACGAGACTGCCCTTCTGGAGTCGAGGACGCTATACCCCAAGAGGAACTTGCAGTGCCTGCAGTTTTTCTACAAGATGACAGGAAGTCCAAAAGACAGGCTGGTTATTTGGGTGAGAATGGTGGATGGGACTGGAAATACTCACAAACTAGTTAAAGCTCAAACATTCTCAG GGGATGGGGACCACTCTTGGAAGATTGCCCATGTGTCCCTAAAGGCAGATATGAAATTCCGCTATGCGTTCCAAGGGATCAGGGGAGAGCCAGCGCAGTCCAGCGGTGGGATTTTCATTGATGATATCACCCTGGTGGAGACGCGCTGTCCCAGTGGGGTCTGGCAGATCAGGAACTTCACCAGTCTCCTCAAAACGATGCCTGTCGGTGTCTCTATTCAAAGCCCGCGCTTCTATAGTCCCGAGGGCTATGGATATGGGATACAGCTCATCCCCAACTCCAATGCAAAAGGCTATATAGGAGCCTTCTTTCATCTGACCAGTGGGGAGAATGATGCTACCTTGCAGTGGCCAGCAGGAAACAGACAAGTCACAATCACTGTGATCGACCAGGACCCTGATGTCCAACTGAGGCTGTCATCCGCAAGGAGCTTCACAACCAATGGCAACCAGCTTATACCAG GTTCCAATGGCTTGCTGTACTGGGATAAACCCTCCTTAACAGGAACATATGACCCTGCCTGTGACTGCTATCGAAGCTGGACATGGGGATGGAATAGCTTTTTCCCTCACAGTGACGTCTATCGCAGGAACTACATGAAGAACGATGATCTGATTCTCTTCATTGACTTTGAGG atCTAACACCCCTAATTAAAACTGAAGTGCCAGTTAAACCCATGACAGATTCTACCTATCATGCAAAGCAGGAGAAGACAGTGTAG
- the LOC136750397 gene encoding meprin A subunit alpha, protein MGLFQLVCVVGLLEVSSSYTILQLSEENEVYAFDEENVRFDIPYLNLAAKTPLIEGDMAIPPGRNALINTTYRWKFPIPYILSDSLDLNAKGAVFQAFEMYRLKSCVDFKPYEGEKSYVKFEKMDGCWSHVGDLQTGQTLSLGDGCDHKAVIEHELLHALGFYHEQSRTDRDDYVNILFDEVIPGMEHNFVKYDDNFITDQNTPYDYESIMHYGQYSFNKNASAPTVTCKIPEFNNIIGQYLDFSSLDILRLNKMYNCSGSLTLLDQCAFENINICGMVQNSIAKDEWVHTQGTEDHTLLGRCRDAGYFMYFKTDVGQMDDSALLESRILYPKRNLQCLQFFYKMTGSPKDKLVIWLKIDDGTGKVRKLMKAHTFWGDGDHSWKIAHVSLKADMKFRYAFQGIRGEPAQSSGGILVDDITLVETRCPSGVWQIRNFTGLLQTSNSETLLRSPRFYSPEGYGYGIDLWPHSAYEGYTGAFFHLTSGENDEALQWPAVNRQATITVIDQDPDVRLRMSPARSLTTDMRKAPDGTLFWDKPSKPETFDPECNCYRGKSWGWNLMISHYDLHRRNYMKNNDLIIFIDFEDLTPLVTTDVPVKTAESTDDNHD, encoded by the exons ATGGGCTTGTTTCAACTTGTGTGTGTTGTAGGGCTGTTGGAAGTGTCCAGCTCGTACACG ATTCTCCAGTTATCTGAAGAAAATG AAGTATATGCTTTTGATGAGGAAAATGTCAGATTTGACATACCCTACCTAAATTTAG ctGCAAAAACTCCCTTAATTGAAGGTGACATGGCTATTCCT CCAGGACGCAATGCTCTCATAAATACAACCTACCGATGGAAATTCCCTATTCCTTACATTCTGTCCGACAGCCTcg ATTTAAATGCCAAAGGTGCTGTCTTTCAAGCCTTCGAAATGTACCGCCTGAAATCCTGTGTAGACTTCAAACCCTATGAAGGAGAGAAAAGCTATGTAAAGTTTGAAAAAATGGATGG ATGTTGGTCTCATGTTGGAGACTTACAGACAGGCCAGACTCTATCCCTGGGAGATGGGTGTGACCACAAGGCTGTGATTGAACACGAGCTGCTGCATGCCCTGGGCTTTTACCATGAACAGTCACGCACTGACCGAGACGATTATGTTAATATCTTGTTCGATGAAGTAATTCCAG GAATGGAACACAATTTTGTAAAATATGACGACAACTTCATAACTGACCAAAACACCCCCTATGACTATGAGTCTATCATGCATTATGGTCAGTACTCTTTCAACAAGAATGCAAGTGCCCCAACTGTCACTTGCAAGATTCCAGAGTTCAATAACATCATCGGACAGTACCTGGATTTCAGCAGCCTTGACATACTGAGGCTGAATAAGATGTATAACTGCT CTGGTTCTCTCACTCTGTTGGACCAGTGTGCCTTTGAGAACATTAACATCTGTGGAATGGTACAGAATTCCATCGCCAAGGATGAGTGGGTGCATACGCAAGGCACGGAAGATCACACTTTGCTTGGAAGATGCAGAG ATGCAGGTTACTTCATGTACTTCAAAACTGATGTAGGACAGATGGATGACTCTGCCCTTTTAGAGTCAAGGATTCTGTACCCCAAGAGAAACCTGCAGTGCTTGCAGTTTTTCTATAAAATGACAGGAAGCCCAAAGGACAAGCTGGTCATCTGGCTGAAAATAGATGATGGGACAGGAAAAGTCAGAAAGCTGATGAAAGCACACACATTTTGGG GGGATGGGGACCACTCTTGGAAGATTGCCCATGTGTCCCTAAAGGCAGATATGAAATTCCGCTATGCATTCCAAGGGATCAGGGGAGAGCCGGCGCAGTCCAGCGGTGGCATATTAGTTGACGATATCACCCTGGTGGAGACGCGCTGTCCCAGTGGGGTCTGGCAGATCAGGAACTTCACCGGGCTGCTTCAGACATCCAATAGTGAAACCTTACTTCGCAGCCCTCGGTTTTACAGCCCAGAGGGATATGGCTATGGCATCGATCTGTGGCCACATTCGGCCTATGAAGGCTACACAGGGGCTTTCTTCCACCTGACCAGTGGGGAAAATGATGAGGCCCTGCAGTGGCCAGCAGTGAACAGACAAGCCACCATTACTGTGATTGACCAGGACCCTGATGTCAGGCTGAGGATGTCCCCTGCTAGGAGCTTAACAACAGACATGAGAAAGG cCCCAGATGGCACATTATTTTGGGACAAACCTTCAAAACCAGAAACCTTTGACCCTGAATGCAACTGTTACCGGGGGAAGTCATGGGGATGGAATTTAATGATCTCCCACTATGACCTTCACCGCAGAAACTACATGAAAAACAATGATCTCATCATCTTCATTGATTTTGAAg ACCTGACACCGCTGGTTACAACTGACGTCCCCGTCAAGACAGCGGAGTCCACAGATGACAACCatgattga